The sequence below is a genomic window from Bacteroidales bacterium.
AAAATACACAATATTTAAAAGAACTTTTTATCGTTTTGTAAACGATGTTGTGATACGAAAATTGACATTAAATGTAAACGATGTTGTGAAACTTTTTTGTAAACAATGTTGTGAAACTTATCAGTTAGTACTTTTGGAGTATCTGTTCTCACCATTAAAGAAGGGTCTCCAAAAATTGTCCATGTGTCGGTCATCTCATATCCATCAGGACCATGAATGTCATTCATTTTCATACAGCCACTTATTGCAATTCCACCAAAAGTGTGTTTTTTATTTTCTGGGACTAATTCACATAAAATCTTTGACATTTCTTCTTGCCCGTCCATAGGAGGAACCCATGATTGGTTTATTGTGCTCATGATAGTTGCAACTGCGCCAGTAGGATTAGATCCTTGGCGAGCTCTAAGCCATGCTTCTGCAAAGCATGTCCGACCTTTAAAAGCTCCATTGACACATGCAACTGAAATAATAAAGGGCCATTTGTTTGTATTGTTTAAGTTGTTAATGTCTGTATTGCTAAAACCTGAAGAAATAAAGCTAGTTTCACCTCCATGACCGCAATAAAGTAAAAGTCCAGTACCTTCGTTTAATGCCGCAGAAACCATTGATGGAGTAGGATTTCCGGGAGCATCGTTGCCGCCTTGGCTACCATCGTAAAATTCTTTTGTTTTTTCATATTCATATTCAGTACATCTTATTAAAATATTGCGAATATGTTCTGTGTCATTTTCTCCTTCGTGTCCTCCACCTATATCTGAAGCAATTCCTGTGGCAGTGTTAAGCCAATTGTTTTCTGTTATAGGATTTTTTTCATAAGATATTGTGCGAAGAACTTGTACTTCAACATCTGCAATGCTTTCAGCGGAAAATCTACCAACATAAAATTCGGGATAATGGTCGTCACCTGTAATGTATGCAAAAGCATTGTCTGAATATGCAGGGTCATATCCACTTGATGTAACAATAGGATTTATATCTTGAGCGTCGCCAACTAAAAGTAAAAAAGTTAAACCATTAGTGTTATAGTAATTTTTTACATAATTAGCGACTTCTGTAGCAGTTTTTCCTGTAACAGAAGTGCTTACAATTTTTGTAGGGAAGCCTATTCTGTTTTTCCATTGTACATAAGGCATCATAGCGTCAACAAATTCAGGTTTGCTTATTACTAATATGTTTCCGCGTTCTTCTATAGCTGTATATTTAGTCATATTGTAATTTAAAAACTGGTTGGAATACAATTGGCTAAAGTTTTCATCTACTTTTGAAATAGGTTTTGTCCTTGTTAATTGATTTTTACCGGCAATGCTATTGTCGCATGCAACTTTTATTTTAATGGTTTTAATAGCTCTAAGCGAACGTGCTTTGTGATTGTATTGAAGTGGAAATACCTTTATAGCAACGCCTCTATAATCTCTTAAAATGTAAGGGTCGGAAATGGTTGCAAAAGATTTTGGAAAAAAATCATTGCTTTGGTATGTTTTACCCCAGATGTATGGAACTGTTTCGGGGTCAATATCTCTTGTGAAATTTCCTTTTGAAGGAGCTATTTCTATGTCTTGAAAATCTATATAATCAACGTCTAAAACTTTTAAATAAATATTTCCCTTGTCGGGAACAATAATAGAATTAGCAATTTGCAATAAAGCTGGTTCTCCTTTTGCAAGAATAGGAGATGCTCCTTGCATTTTTACTGTTTTTTTAATTCCATTTGGAGTTTGCACATCGCCTAGAGTAAATTCTTGAAAATTATATTCCAAGATAGTTTCGTTAGGAGAAGTTGATATAATGCTCACCCTTGGCTTATTTGAGTCATTTTTTAGGCTATAATTTTGAGCTGATGCGAAATAAGCAAAGAATACTAAATTTATTAAAAAAAACAGATTTTTCATGGTTTGTTTTTATTTTGAGATTATAAAAGATTTTGAGAAATTTTCATTGTTGCCAATTATCATAACGGTGTATATGCCTGATTTCCAATCACTTACTTTTATAGGTATATACATTTGCCCGCTGTTTGTTTCAAAGTTGTTTTTATAAACAATTTGCCCATTAATATTTGTAATTGTAATTGATATGTTGTTTGACGTAATAGGTGCAGATAGCGTTACAAAGTCATTTGTTGCAGGATTTGGGTAAATTAGTAAATCATTTTCAATTGCTGGCAGTTCTTGGGAGGAATTAATTACTACCATTGGAGGGAAAACTATATTGTCAATCCAAGCAGCGTCTTCGTATAAAGATTCGCTAACATCTTTTTGGTAAATCCATTGAACAGTTTTAACCCCGGAAGTTATATAAAAACTAGATTTAGACCAATCTATGTTGCCAGCCCATTTTGACAGAGTGGTTTCATTTAATGAAAAACTTAGAAAATCATAATAATAAGAGCCGTAGTTTTCTTCGCATGAAACTTTTTTGTAAAAAGTTAAGGAATCATCTTGTAGAACATTCATTTTTAGTGAAAGTATTGATTTTTCCCCATCGCTTATGTCTCCTGATTTAGCAGAGAAATTTCCTTCATATTTGGATTCAGAATGAATTATCCAAGGGGTTGTTCCTTCATCGCTCCAAGTAAATTTATCAAAGTTTCCGCTTTCCCAATCTTCATAAATTGGACCTATTTTAATGCCAATTTTTTTAGAATTTACATAGCCCATTGCATCTACAATAAAGTCCATTTCTGTATAAGTGCCAATCTCTACATTTTCTGAAACTGTTACATTAAAAATAGCTTTTTTTACACTATTTATTTTTAGTGTGTCTAAATAATAATTTATATTATTCACCGTAATGTATTCGCTAAGATTTGTCAGTGTTGATGTAGCATTTGCAATGTCTGCGTGTCCACTATTTAATACTTCAATTTCTAAATCAGCAGTTTCGCCTACATCTAATCTGTTGTTGCTGTTGCCATTAGCAATATCATTAACTTTATAGCCTAAAATGTTAATTATTGGTGCTGAAACTTTAATATTAAATTCAGAATTCCATTCTGTGTTGTTTTCATCTTTAATATTAATTTTCATTTTTGCAATAGACTGGTCTTTTATAGGTGGGTTAATTTTGATTTTAAAAGCCTTTTCAATTAGTTTAGATTCTCCAGCATTAATTGCTCCCCAAGACATAGAACCGTTTATTATTTCAATATAAGGATTTTCAGTAGATAATGTAGCATTAATACCAGCAGCATTTTGAAGTCCATAGTTTTTTAAATTGATATTTAAATAAATATTTTCAGTTACTTCTATTTCATTATTATTATTTCCTTCAATGTCAGAAATGCTGTAATTTTCTAGTGAAACAAAGGCTTCAGTTGGTGTTTGTACAGAGACTGTTCCGAAAAAAGGTTTGTAAAATTGCTTGGTTGCAACAATATCTGCGTTGCCAGCCGATGTTATAGGAATAATGTTTAGAAATAAATTTCCCTCTGAATCGGTTGTTCCACCTCCATGCCAAACTCCGTCTTTGCTAATGCCAATATATGTGTATGGTTCAGCAGTAATGTTAATATATGGTTGCCCTAATGGTAATAATCCTGGGTAATTTACGGACTGTACTTTTGGCTTTCCCATGTAAACCATTAAAGAAGGGTCGCCCATAAGGTTATATACTTCAGAATAATATTCTTGTAGAGAGCTGCCACTTTCAATAACGGCAGTGTTTCCAGCTAATATTAATTGACCTTGAGAAATAAACCACTCGCTTTGAGGCTCTCCATGTGTGTGCCATGTTTTGTCGTAGGCTCCTAAATGGTTTGCATCGTATGTTGGATTTGCTGTTATATTGGCTCTAACGCCAACAGCCCAATAATAGTCTTCGTCCCAATAAGAGTAGTTTGATGCACCTACATAACCAATTGCTCCTTTTTTATCTGCTCGCAATAATGCTTCGCCAAAACATGCATCTACATCAAATTTATTAGTAAAGCAAGCATTTCCAACCATTAAAGGATATTTATGTTCATTATTCATGCTTGGAATATTGCTAATGGAAAAAGGCGGATTATGCCAGCCGGTTTCAAATCCGTGTGCTGTGTAATTAATGTAAGAAGCTCCTTTATATATTTCATTTTTTATTATTTCAGACTCATTTTTACTTTCAGGATATAAATGTAAATGTGCAAAAATGTTATTTGAAGAGTTTAAATAATTATTAACAGCGTAATTAGCTTGTCCATTTCCATGTGTTGGAGCATAATTTTTATCAACTCCTGAAATAATTATTACGGTGTCGAGCCATTCTTCGCTGGGGAAAAGATATTGTTCGTATTCAAGAGTTTTATCAATTTGTGGTTGTAATTGAGAAATATTATTTGCACTAAACCTTCCAAAATACGCATCAGCAAACACATCGTTAGTAAATTCTGCATAATAAAAATCTGTTACGTGGTTATCTGTGATTCCTTTGAATGTTGGAACCTGCGCTGTATCACCAACAAGTAAAATATAAGTAGGAGCAGGATTTTCTAATGTAGCGTTTTCATATTGTGATTTAATATAGTTTTTAATGCTTGTGTTTGTATTGCCAACAGCAGGATTTGAGGTGTATGCTGTATCTATAATAAATCCTTTTTTTGTTTTCCATTCAATAAACGGCTGTAATGTGCTTTTAAACATTGGATGGGAAACAATTATCATTTTTATAGGATTTTGAGTAATTAAGTCTTTGCTTTTTTTGAAAGCATTATCATTTAGAATTGATTTTTCGACACTAGAAAAACAAAAATCACCATATTTTCTATTCATCTTTTCAGTTAGAGCATAATCGGCTTCAGGAAATGAAATAGAAATGTTTATCTCGTCATAAACTCGTAAAATTCCGGCTTTTGGATTGTAATCAAACATGTTTATACAAAGCAATGCAAGCCGCATGTTTCTTAAATTACCAATAATTTTTGTTGATACACCGTCATTGTTAATAAATTTATCGACAGAATATGCTTGTTTGTCGTATTCAAAAGGAATTTCGCCTATATGCTTTTTTGAAATACTAGGTTGTGTCGGGAGTATGGGGAAATCGTTTCCAGTAAGTTTTGATAAATCATAATCTGTATATGACGAATTTAAAATATTTACATCAATTTTTGCATTCTCAGGAATACGTATTAGGCGGTTGTAGGTTGGCAATAGAGGTTGTCCAATATTTAATGACGAAACCATGCCTTCAACATCAATGCGATTAAAATTTCCGCTATTTGTTTTTATTGTAGTAAAAGAAAAATTAGGTTTTGTGATTTTTAAACTTAAATTCTCAAAAGATGATTTCATTATTTTTATTTCTTTTTGAGCAAATAATTCCATTGAGACACAAAACATCAAGATAGCCAGAGACACTGAGAAGTAAAAAATTTTCATTAAATTAAATTTATGTAAAGACATTTTTAAATAATACAAGTTGCAAGTTTAATAAAAAAATCATTGTTAATTTTATGTTGAAAAGTTTTTTGTTGTTTTTAAAACATGATTTATTATCTTTGTAAGTATTTTAAAACTTAGGAATAAAATATTATGAGGTTAAATTTTTTCTTTTTAACATTTTTGTCTGTTTTGTGTTGTAACATTGTAGAGGCATCTCCAGGTAATAAAAGCATATCTATTAATGGTAGTTACAATGGAAAAAATCTGATAATTATAAATCCAATTGTAAATGATAAATTTGCTGTAGAATCTGTTATAGTAAACGGAGAAGCAACTTTAGATGAAATAAAATCTAGTGTTTTTGAAATAGATTTTTCATTGTTAAAATTAAATATTGGAGATACTGTTAGTGTAGATATAAAATACAATTCTGAATCTGAAACGCCAATTATTTTTAATCCTGAAGTACTTGAATATAAAGATCTTCTTGTTTTTAGTGGTGTGGAAACTGACAGAAAAGCTGAATATTTATATTGGTCTATTAATAAAACCGATAATATTGAGAAGTTTGAAATAGAGCAATTTCGTTGGGAAAAATGGGTGCATATAGCTTATGTAAGTCCAAAGGATAGTGTTTTGAAAAATGCTTATCAATGTAAAATTAATCCGCATTGTGGCAAAAATGCTTGGAGAGTGAAATCAATAAGTTCAAATGGTAATTTATCTTTTTCCAAGCCAGCTAAATATTTGAGTAGAACTCCTGAAGTAAACATGAATAAAGCAAAAATTACAGATATAATTTCTTTTAATGCTACCACAATGTATCAA
It includes:
- a CDS encoding T9SS type A sorting domain-containing protein, which translates into the protein MKIFYFSVSLAILMFCVSMELFAQKEIKIMKSSFENLSLKITKPNFSFTTIKTNSGNFNRIDVEGMVSSLNIGQPLLPTYNRLIRIPENAKIDVNILNSSYTDYDLSKLTGNDFPILPTQPSISKKHIGEIPFEYDKQAYSVDKFINNDGVSTKIIGNLRNMRLALLCINMFDYNPKAGILRVYDEINISISFPEADYALTEKMNRKYGDFCFSSVEKSILNDNAFKKSKDLITQNPIKMIIVSHPMFKSTLQPFIEWKTKKGFIIDTAYTSNPAVGNTNTSIKNYIKSQYENATLENPAPTYILLVGDTAQVPTFKGITDNHVTDFYYAEFTNDVFADAYFGRFSANNISQLQPQIDKTLEYEQYLFPSEEWLDTVIIISGVDKNYAPTHGNGQANYAVNNYLNSSNNIFAHLHLYPESKNESEIIKNEIYKGASYINYTAHGFETGWHNPPFSISNIPSMNNEHKYPLMVGNACFTNKFDVDACFGEALLRADKKGAIGYVGASNYSYWDEDYYWAVGVRANITANPTYDANHLGAYDKTWHTHGEPQSEWFISQGQLILAGNTAVIESGSSLQEYYSEVYNLMGDPSLMVYMGKPKVQSVNYPGLLPLGQPYINITAEPYTYIGISKDGVWHGGGTTDSEGNLFLNIIPITSAGNADIVATKQFYKPFFGTVSVQTPTEAFVSLENYSISDIEGNNNNEIEVTENIYLNINLKNYGLQNAAGINATLSTENPYIEIINGSMSWGAINAGESKLIEKAFKIKINPPIKDQSIAKMKINIKDENNTEWNSEFNIKVSAPIINILGYKVNDIANGNSNNRLDVGETADLEIEVLNSGHADIANATSTLTNLSEYITVNNINYYLDTLKINSVKKAIFNVTVSENVEIGTYTEMDFIVDAMGYVNSKKIGIKIGPIYEDWESGNFDKFTWSDEGTTPWIIHSESKYEGNFSAKSGDISDGEKSILSLKMNVLQDDSLTFYKKVSCEENYGSYYYDFLSFSLNETTLSKWAGNIDWSKSSFYITSGVKTVQWIYQKDVSESLYEDAAWIDNIVFPPMVVINSSQELPAIENDLLIYPNPATNDFVTLSAPITSNNISITITNINGQIVYKNNFETNSGQMYIPIKVSDWKSGIYTVMIIGNNENFSKSFIISK